From the Bacteroidia bacterium genome, one window contains:
- a CDS encoding cytochrome C oxidase subunit I produces the protein MAFAFNSRITSTTPVKVILPFYLYAAVAFCAATVLLFFFSDSLLTHYTTPPVLGITHTLTLGWGTMVIFGASYQLLPVLIEKPLFSNNLAYTSFVLAALGIPLLIYGFFHFDLGWPTLSGGHLVVASVLAYCANILLSVRKAQRANPHVYFVSTASCWLLLTVLLGLSLIFNFKSPIFQESSWHYLPLHAHIGLAGWFLQLVLGVASRLIPMFLISKYSNPRLLWITYGLLNAGLTLYVLAFYFFPSLIWYFCAVGLVLAALLLFIYYCFTAFKSRIRKQVEKPMIMSLFSLPASIVLFSILLAGLSTVNSALPAETSRWVMVYGFWILLGWLTSIILGMTFKTLPFIIWNAVYHRVGYGKAPNPKDLFNEKIFAVMAGTYFVALILFSAGIWLQTIFLLKTGALLLVITAFLYNLNIVKIITHTPKKI, from the coding sequence ATGGCCTTTGCATTTAATTCAAGAATAACCTCCACGACACCGGTAAAGGTAATTTTACCTTTTTATTTATATGCGGCAGTAGCTTTTTGTGCAGCCACGGTACTACTGTTTTTTTTCTCAGATTCATTGTTGACGCATTATACTACGCCGCCGGTTTTGGGAATAACCCATACACTAACCTTAGGCTGGGGAACCATGGTTATATTTGGGGCAAGCTATCAATTATTACCGGTTTTAATTGAGAAACCTCTGTTTAGCAATAATTTAGCATATACTTCTTTTGTGTTAGCAGCCTTAGGAATACCGCTCTTGATTTATGGATTTTTTCATTTTGATTTAGGGTGGCCAACTCTTTCCGGCGGGCATTTGGTAGTAGCTTCTGTTTTAGCATATTGCGCAAACATTCTTTTAAGTGTTAGAAAAGCCCAGCGGGCAAACCCACACGTATATTTTGTGTCCACAGCGTCTTGCTGGCTATTGCTTACGGTATTATTAGGGCTTAGTTTGATTTTTAACTTTAAGAGTCCCATTTTTCAGGAAAGTTCTTGGCATTATTTACCATTGCATGCGCATATTGGCCTTGCCGGTTGGTTTTTGCAGCTCGTTCTGGGTGTTGCGTCCCGCTTAATCCCGATGTTTTTAATCTCTAAGTATAGCAACCCTCGTTTATTATGGATTACCTATGGCTTATTGAATGCAGGTTTAACACTCTATGTATTAGCGTTTTACTTTTTTCCTTCTCTTATTTGGTATTTTTGTGCAGTAGGGCTTGTGCTGGCTGCATTACTATTGTTTATTTATTATTGTTTTACGGCCTTTAAAAGTAGGATTCGTAAACAGGTAGAGAAACCGATGATAATGTCTTTGTTTTCATTGCCGGCTTCAATAGTTTTATTTTCCATACTTTTGGCGGGTTTATCTACGGTAAACTCTGCCCTTCCTGCCGAAACGAGCCGTTGGGTTATGGTGTATGGTTTTTGGATACTTTTAGGCTGGCTCACAAGTATTATCTTAGGTATGACGTTTAAAACGCTTCCATTTATTATTTGGAACGCTGTTTACCACCGCGTAGGCTATGGGAAGGCTCCCAATCCCAAAGATTTATTTAACGAAAAGATTTTTGCAGTAATGGCCGGCACCTATTTTGTGGCATTAATTTTATTTTCAGCAGGAATCTGGCTACAAACAATTTTTTTGCTGAAAACGGGAGCATTATTGCTTGTCATAACTGCATTTTTGTATAATTTGAATATTGTAAAAATCATTACCCACACCCCCAAGAAAATATGA
- a CDS encoding DUF2249 domain-containing protein, which produces MLTINANTKIGEILKHHPDALEAIVSISPKFTKLRNSLLRRIMAPRTSINMACKVAGCSVNDFWEKLRPLGFKIDNSIAIDSDMIDNQEVPLEIRQISPEKLVVLDVRPVIQAGQDPLSLILNKLKEVTPGKVLKLINSFEPAPLIQLLSKKGFSYYIENVDDEQVVTYFFKTDTTEVTLKTDVEPSDDWDEKLKQYTDNLETVDVRDLEMPLPMLTILEKLDTLPPKMALYVYHKRVPVFLLPELADRKFSYRIHEITENEVHLLIFRE; this is translated from the coding sequence ATGCTCACGATTAATGCAAATACTAAGATAGGGGAGATTTTGAAGCATCATCCAGATGCCTTAGAGGCGATTGTGAGTATTTCTCCTAAGTTTACGAAACTTAGGAACTCGTTATTACGCCGGATTATGGCACCGAGAACCAGCATCAATATGGCCTGTAAGGTTGCCGGCTGCTCTGTAAATGATTTTTGGGAAAAGCTACGGCCACTTGGCTTTAAAATAGATAACAGTATTGCTATAGATTCTGATATGATTGATAATCAAGAAGTTCCGTTAGAAATCCGGCAAATATCTCCGGAAAAATTAGTTGTTTTGGATGTAAGACCAGTTATTCAAGCAGGGCAAGACCCCTTGAGCCTTATCTTAAACAAACTGAAAGAGGTTACTCCCGGAAAAGTTCTAAAACTCATCAATAGTTTTGAACCCGCCCCCTTGATTCAATTATTAAGTAAGAAAGGATTTTCTTATTATATAGAAAATGTAGATGACGAGCAGGTTGTTACTTATTTTTTTAAGACTGATACTACCGAAGTAACCCTAAAAACGGACGTTGAGCCTTCGGATGATTGGGATGAAAAGTTAAAACAATACACTGATAATCTTGAGACGGTAGATGTTCGGGACTTAGAAATGCCATTACCGATGCTTACTATCTTAGAAAAGTTAGATACACTGCCTCCCAAAATGGCTTTGTATGTTTATCATAAGCGAGTACCTGTATTTTTACTGCCGGAACTTGCCGATCGTAAGTTTTCTTACAGAATACACGAAATTACTGAAAATGAAGTACATCTCTTAATATTTAGAGAGTAA
- a CDS encoding phosphatidylserine decarboxylase family protein — translation MIHREGYWYVFVSILASAAIIFLLFRQTTGTSYKWLAYLITLICLVLTGLVLNFFRNPTRTVVQNPKHILAPCDGKVVVLEEVMDSVFLNQKVRQISIFMSPLNVHVNRNPISGVVKFFQYYPGEYLVAWHPKSSEKNERTYAVVENQLMQVAYKQIAGAVARRICYYIKTGDTVQQGAEFGFIKFGSRMDILIPLHATVKVNLNEKTVGGQTILATVE, via the coding sequence ATGATTCACCGAGAGGGTTATTGGTACGTCTTTGTAAGTATTCTGGCAAGCGCAGCTATTATTTTCCTACTATTCAGGCAAACGACCGGTACGTCATACAAGTGGTTAGCATACCTTATTACATTGATTTGCTTGGTTCTGACGGGTTTGGTCCTGAATTTTTTCCGAAACCCTACTCGAACCGTTGTACAGAATCCTAAGCATATTTTAGCACCTTGCGATGGAAAAGTTGTTGTTCTTGAAGAGGTTATGGATAGTGTTTTTTTGAATCAGAAAGTTCGGCAAATCAGTATTTTTATGTCGCCGCTCAATGTGCACGTAAACCGTAACCCGATTAGCGGAGTAGTCAAATTTTTTCAGTATTACCCCGGAGAATACTTGGTTGCATGGCATCCTAAATCTTCCGAAAAAAATGAAAGGACGTATGCAGTTGTGGAAAATCAGCTCATGCAGGTTGCCTATAAGCAAATAGCCGGTGCCGTTGCCCGAAGAATCTGTTATTACATCAAAACCGGCGATACGGTACAACAAGGAGCAGAATTTGGGTTCATTAAATTTGGCTCCCGAATGGATATTTTAATCCCGCTACACGCAACCGTTAAGGTAAATCTAAACGAAAAAACAGTAGGCGGGCAAACTATTTTAGCAACAGTTGAATAA
- the ric gene encoding iron-sulfur cluster repair di-iron protein, giving the protein MEANTQNILNVTLLEPRQKHPTIFARFDELKNGEVLTIHNDHDPKPLYYQMLGERGNTFTWEYLESGPEWWKIKITKRALAENQDTLGQIAAKDLRKAQVFKKYGLDFCCGGNKTIKEACAEQGIDPEIVEKELTQVDSITTSRSLPYNDWSLDFLADYIVNTHHAYVRKNLPDIRAYAQKVMTVHGSHHPELIQVQYLVDQTNAELTTHMGKEEQILFPFIKELVARKNNPEGQRQSFLDSAKGPIRMMEVEHDMVGNFLKDIRTVTHNYLIPQDACGSYKMLYKMLEDFEEDLHIHIHLENNILFPKTMELEKSLTN; this is encoded by the coding sequence ATGGAAGCTAACACGCAGAATATTTTAAACGTAACTCTATTAGAACCCAGACAGAAGCATCCCACAATCTTTGCTCGCTTTGATGAGCTAAAGAACGGAGAAGTATTAACAATTCATAACGACCACGACCCGAAACCTCTTTATTATCAAATGCTTGGAGAGCGTGGGAATACATTTACTTGGGAATATTTGGAATCAGGACCAGAGTGGTGGAAGATAAAAATAACCAAAAGAGCATTAGCAGAAAACCAAGATACATTAGGTCAAATTGCAGCCAAAGACCTTAGAAAAGCCCAAGTATTCAAAAAATATGGTTTAGACTTCTGCTGTGGCGGTAATAAAACCATTAAAGAAGCTTGCGCCGAACAGGGAATTGACCCGGAAATCGTAGAAAAAGAACTCACACAGGTTGATTCAATTACGACCAGCAGATCTTTACCCTACAATGACTGGAGTTTAGATTTTCTGGCAGATTATATTGTGAATACCCACCATGCTTACGTTCGTAAAAACTTGCCAGATATACGCGCCTATGCACAGAAAGTTATGACTGTTCATGGAAGCCATCACCCAGAACTAATTCAGGTTCAATATCTTGTAGATCAAACCAATGCAGAACTTACTACCCACATGGGCAAAGAAGAGCAAATACTGTTCCCCTTCATCAAAGAGTTAGTGGCACGTAAAAACAACCCGGAAGGCCAGCGTCAGTCATTTTTAGATAGTGCCAAAGGTCCCATCCGAATGATGGAAGTAGAGCATGATATGGTCGGAAATTTCCTCAAAGACATCCGTACAGTTACCCACAACTACCTGATCCCCCAAGATGCTTGCGGCAGCTACAAAATGCTATACAAAATGTTAGAAGACTTTGAAGAGGATTTACATATTCATATCCACTTAGAAAACAATATCTTGTTCCCCAAAACAATGGAACTCGAAAAATCACTTACTAATTAA
- a CDS encoding DUF1524 domain-containing protein, with amino-acid sequence MSFHFTSEQLNQYDFWELSTTFQVPIYQRDYIWSEGNLDDLLFGFLNNTGNSNYLGEVLLEKTEAGLTILYGQQKLISIQLLGWAITQLLEEWIEAGQDISSNKQRVAKIQHIIGTPEQPKFRFNQHTNPFYHTYICKKGHPGALTRYKPVEQLLYRFYEYFLKRLKLQIVNSSLMDSLIQRILHESFISITAVKRQRDAYDFLLSRLGTEADISDLLKNHLLTILDQSRPDSLTKADQIWQQLSGQLSNFGFTEFIRLYWCSSRSYVRKQLFFDTFCSQSLSADQVLEFLQELNIAMQNFSFYSYKKSTNEKGYSFSHAFRTLKLYPTLPLLLAAKQHLNEEEFDKLAKNIVSIGVRYCIICHRNPYELEQSCAEIALDIRNGKLSKAYDVFQCLRRFWVPDEIFTHDFAIWTIDTRTHADIAIWILTQIELYLNPNTTIQNVYLEHILPENPSFVWNLLFQHHTEEWMYRLGNLCLTEKYDSSWNEQNSFEEKVETFKQSNFVSTQKIGEYEDWKPTIITHRQRELAETACQIWRSGY; translated from the coding sequence ATGAGTTTTCATTTTACCTCAGAGCAACTTAATCAGTATGATTTTTGGGAACTATCTACAACTTTTCAAGTTCCGATTTACCAAAGAGATTATATCTGGTCAGAAGGAAACCTTGACGATTTATTGTTTGGGTTTCTAAATAACACCGGTAATTCAAACTATTTAGGTGAAGTTTTATTGGAAAAAACGGAAGCTGGATTAACTATTTTGTATGGGCAACAAAAACTGATTTCTATTCAACTATTAGGTTGGGCTATTACCCAGTTATTAGAAGAATGGATTGAAGCTGGGCAGGATATTAGTAGCAATAAACAGCGTGTCGCTAAAATTCAGCATATCATCGGAACTCCGGAGCAACCTAAATTTAGATTTAACCAACATACGAATCCGTTTTATCATACCTACATTTGCAAAAAAGGGCATCCCGGCGCTTTAACCCGCTACAAACCGGTAGAGCAGTTATTATATCGTTTTTATGAGTATTTCTTAAAACGGTTAAAACTCCAAATCGTTAATAGCTCCCTGATGGATAGCCTTATTCAGCGAATACTGCATGAATCTTTTATTAGCATAACCGCTGTAAAAAGACAACGTGATGCTTACGACTTCCTGCTATCTCGCTTAGGAACAGAAGCGGATATTTCAGATTTATTAAAAAACCATTTATTAACTATTTTAGACCAATCTCGCCCTGATAGCTTAACTAAAGCAGACCAAATCTGGCAGCAGCTTTCCGGACAATTAAGTAATTTTGGTTTTACCGAATTTATTCGATTATATTGGTGTAGTTCAAGGAGTTACGTTCGGAAACAGCTGTTTTTTGATACTTTTTGCAGCCAAAGTTTATCTGCTGACCAAGTTTTGGAATTTTTGCAAGAGCTAAATATAGCTATGCAAAACTTTTCTTTTTATAGCTATAAAAAATCCACTAATGAAAAGGGATATTCTTTTTCTCATGCTTTTCGTACCTTAAAGCTATATCCTACGTTACCATTGTTATTAGCTGCTAAACAGCATCTTAACGAGGAAGAATTTGATAAATTAGCTAAAAATATTGTATCCATTGGGGTGCGTTATTGTATTATTTGCCATAGAAATCCCTATGAACTTGAGCAATCTTGTGCTGAAATTGCCTTAGATATTCGAAACGGTAAGCTTTCTAAAGCGTATGATGTTTTCCAATGCCTAAGACGTTTTTGGGTTCCGGACGAAATTTTTACCCATGATTTTGCCATCTGGACTATTGATACCCGAACCCACGCAGATATTGCAATATGGATACTTACTCAAATTGAGCTATACCTAAACCCAAATACTACTATCCAAAATGTTTATTTAGAGCATATCTTACCCGAAAATCCATCTTTTGTATGGAATTTACTATTTCAGCACCATACCGAAGAATGGATGTATCGTTTGGGAAATCTCTGCTTAACCGAAAAATATGATAGCTCTTGGAATGAACAAAATAGCTTTGAAGAAAAAGTAGAAACTTTCAAACAATCTAACTTCGTTTCTACCCAAAAAATTGGTGAGTATGAAGATTGGAAGCCCACAATCATCACTCACCGCCAACGTGAACTCGCCGAAACTGCCTGTCAAATATGGCGTAGTGGATACTAA
- a CDS encoding Rrf2 family transcriptional regulator has protein sequence MLSLSCKVAIKAVIYLGSKIETAEKIGIKEIANQIQENEHTLGKLLQKLVKEGIIRSSKGPNGGFYMIENQIHIPVIKIVEAIDGKDIFDHCGLGLNECSPDHPCPFHQEFKPIRDMFHKMCSEKKILDLYTPVNSGLTYLF, from the coding sequence ATGCTTAGTTTAAGTTGTAAGGTAGCTATCAAGGCTGTTATTTATTTAGGCTCGAAAATCGAAACAGCAGAAAAAATTGGTATTAAAGAAATTGCCAATCAAATTCAGGAAAATGAACATACATTAGGAAAACTCCTTCAAAAATTGGTAAAAGAGGGAATTATCAGGAGTTCCAAAGGACCTAATGGTGGTTTTTATATGATTGAAAACCAAATACATATACCTGTTATCAAAATTGTTGAAGCTATTGACGGAAAGGATATTTTTGACCATTGCGGCTTAGGCCTTAATGAGTGTTCGCCTGACCACCCTTGCCCTTTTCATCAAGAATTTAAGCCTATTCGTGATATGTTTCATAAAATGTGCTCCGAAAAAAAGATTTTAGACCTCTATACGCCTGTAAACAGCGGCTTAACTTACCTATTCTGA
- a CDS encoding acyl-CoA dehydrogenase family protein, whose protein sequence is MIPRTLFAEEHQLFRESARKFFEIEVIPFHHEWEKQGMVSRELWLKAGKQGFLCCTMPEEYGGSGVDFTVSVILMEEQARSCCSGPGFALHTDIVAPYILHYGSEEQKKKYLPKMAAGEIITAIAMSEPAAGSDLQGIKTTAIKKGDHYILNGSKTFITNGWHSDLVIVVAKTDPSQGAGGISLLLVEAGMAGFTKGKRLEKIGLKAQDTCELFFDNVQIPESNLLGQEGAGFMYLMNELPQERLLIAVVAAATLETCFAETLRYTKERIAFGKPIFNFQNTRFKLAEMQAEIVMARSFTDKCIELHLKGQLDVATAAMAKLTLSELQCKIVDECLQLFGGYGYIWDFPIARAFADSRVQKIYGGTNEIMKELISRFL, encoded by the coding sequence ATGATTCCACGTACACTTTTTGCAGAAGAGCACCAGCTATTTCGGGAATCTGCCCGTAAGTTTTTTGAAATAGAAGTCATACCCTTTCATCATGAATGGGAAAAACAAGGAATGGTATCCCGAGAACTCTGGCTAAAAGCCGGCAAACAAGGATTCTTGTGCTGCACCATGCCCGAAGAATACGGAGGCTCCGGGGTGGACTTTACCGTCAGCGTAATTTTAATGGAAGAACAAGCCCGTTCCTGCTGTAGTGGCCCGGGGTTTGCTCTGCATACAGATATTGTGGCTCCATACATCCTACACTACGGCTCCGAAGAACAAAAGAAAAAATATTTACCCAAAATGGCCGCCGGTGAAATTATCACAGCCATAGCTATGTCTGAGCCGGCAGCCGGCAGCGACCTGCAAGGAATCAAAACAACAGCTATCAAAAAAGGCGACCATTACATTCTGAACGGCTCTAAAACATTCATTACCAATGGCTGGCATAGCGACTTAGTTATTGTGGTTGCCAAAACAGACCCTTCACAAGGAGCAGGGGGAATATCACTACTATTGGTAGAAGCCGGTATGGCCGGATTTACCAAAGGAAAACGTCTGGAAAAAATCGGGCTAAAAGCACAGGATACCTGCGAACTCTTTTTTGATAATGTGCAGATTCCTGAAAGCAACTTACTGGGGCAAGAAGGTGCAGGATTTATGTACCTCATGAATGAACTTCCTCAAGAACGCTTGCTCATCGCCGTTGTGGCTGCCGCTACCCTTGAAACGTGTTTTGCAGAAACCCTTCGCTACACCAAAGAACGAATTGCCTTCGGGAAACCAATTTTTAACTTCCAAAATACCCGATTTAAGCTGGCCGAAATGCAGGCAGAAATCGTAATGGCACGAAGTTTTACCGATAAATGTATCGAATTACATCTTAAAGGCCAATTGGACGTTGCCACAGCCGCTATGGCAAAATTGACACTTTCCGAACTGCAATGCAAAATCGTAGATGAATGCTTGCAATTATTTGGTGGCTATGGATATATTTGGGATTTTCCAATTGCCCGTGCTTTTGCAGATTCCCGCGTCCAGAAAATCTATGGAGGCACTAACGAAATCATGAAAGAATTGATCAGCAGGTTTTTATAG
- a CDS encoding WbqC family protein, with protein sequence MDTSLEVNGALPLFCAPPISWCKLWSQQKPSITTDPRYQKQHYFNRFFILGSTGVLMQTIPIKKYPDQAPLTAIKICYDQNWASRVARAIRFAYSKSAFYEHYWPELAYLFQNPPEFLLEFNQQLLDTIVRIAFLPTPNYISESTQFPAISSQNWGATRTSIPPQKHYFQLFGNEFYPDLSILDALFNLGTELPKYLTN encoded by the coding sequence ATGGATACCAGCCTTGAAGTAAATGGCGCACTACCTTTGTTCTGTGCACCCCCAATTTCTTGGTGCAAATTATGGTCTCAACAGAAACCATCTATCACTACTGACCCCCGCTATCAAAAGCAGCATTATTTTAATCGCTTTTTTATTTTGGGTTCAACGGGGGTTTTGATGCAGACTATCCCCATCAAAAAATATCCGGATCAGGCTCCACTTACAGCAATAAAAATTTGTTATGACCAAAATTGGGCATCACGTGTTGCGCGGGCAATCCGTTTTGCTTATTCTAAAAGCGCATTCTACGAACACTATTGGCCGGAACTTGCCTACCTATTTCAAAATCCACCGGAATTTCTATTAGAATTTAACCAGCAGCTTTTAGATACAATTGTAAGAATAGCTTTCTTACCAACCCCAAACTACATCAGCGAAAGCACTCAATTTCCAGCCATTTCATCTCAAAACTGGGGCGCTACACGCACCTCAATTCCACCACAAAAGCATTATTTTCAATTATTTGGTAATGAATTTTACCCTGACCTAAGCATTTTAGATGCCTTATTTAACTTAGGAACTGAACTTCCCAAATATTTAACTAACTGA
- the recA gene encoding recombinase RecA, with the protein MAKKSEEGIAKMDKIQDEKLKSLLITVEKLEKDFGRGVVMRLSDRPAVQADSISTGSLGLDIALGVGGFPRGRIIEVFGPESSGKTTIALHAIAEAQKKGGLAAYIDAEHAFDPIYAQNIGIQTDSLLISQPEHGEQALEIAEALIRSGAIDICVIDSVAALVPKAELEGEMGDSKMGLQARLMSQAMRKLTGSISKTNCVCVFINQLRDKIGVMFGNPETTTGGNALKFYASVRVDIRRIQQIKDGTEVIGNRTRAKVVKNKVAPPFKGAEFDIIYGEGISKIGEVVDLATELKILQKAGAWYSYQGDKLGQGRDAVKKLLKDNPELLAEIENKVRESYQNLPEMPSTAEDTLDEE; encoded by the coding sequence ATGGCAAAGAAGAGTGAAGAAGGAATAGCCAAGATGGATAAAATACAAGACGAGAAGTTAAAATCGCTTTTGATTACCGTAGAGAAGTTGGAGAAAGACTTTGGGCGCGGCGTTGTTATGCGTTTAAGTGATAGGCCGGCGGTTCAAGCAGATTCTATTTCAACGGGTTCATTGGGTTTAGACATAGCTCTTGGCGTAGGTGGTTTTCCGCGTGGAAGAATCATAGAAGTTTTTGGGCCGGAATCTTCGGGTAAAACGACTATTGCGCTCCACGCTATCGCAGAAGCTCAAAAAAAAGGCGGATTAGCAGCTTACATTGACGCTGAACACGCCTTTGACCCAATTTATGCCCAAAATATTGGTATCCAGACAGATAGCTTACTAATATCTCAGCCGGAACACGGCGAACAAGCCCTCGAAATAGCCGAAGCCTTAATCCGATCCGGCGCAATTGACATCTGCGTGATCGATTCCGTAGCCGCATTAGTACCCAAAGCAGAACTTGAAGGAGAAATGGGAGACTCTAAAATGGGACTGCAAGCCCGCTTAATGTCCCAAGCAATGCGTAAATTAACCGGAAGCATCTCAAAAACAAACTGCGTGTGTGTCTTTATCAACCAACTGCGGGATAAAATCGGCGTAATGTTCGGAAACCCAGAAACAACAACCGGCGGTAATGCCCTTAAATTCTACGCCTCCGTCCGTGTTGACATCCGAAGAATACAGCAAATTAAAGACGGAACCGAAGTTATCGGAAATAGAACACGAGCAAAAGTAGTCAAAAACAAAGTAGCCCCTCCCTTTAAAGGAGCAGAATTTGACATCATCTATGGAGAGGGAATCTCCAAAATCGGAGAAGTCGTTGACTTAGCTACAGAACTGAAAATCTTACAAAAAGCCGGCGCTTGGTACAGCTATCAGGGAGATAAACTGGGGCAAGGAAGAGATGCCGTAAAAAAACTCCTCAAAGATAACCCCGAACTACTGGCAGAAATCGAAAATAAAGTACGGGAATCTTATCAAAATTTACCGGAAATGCCCTCCACCGCAGAAGACACCTTAGACGAAGAATAG
- a CDS encoding T9SS type A sorting domain-containing protein produces the protein MRKLLYATTLALLTNFAFAQSVLYQENFESGNSMDLNVATVVDGNSTGTDCNSFYVNNVFQGGTFLLYGFFPVTISDTPDQPSGITNFPNSNYLHITSDLASSNGIENANFQAVDGMFCATEGWHFATTPDISTTGYSNVTLNFWYLNNGSANSRAAVYYSLDNGNSWLPFSADYYGVTDWTSESLTDASLDNQPNLRFGFLFVSSSDGDDSPFSVDEITVTGTPAAVCPTAINLSTRNIGTTAATLDWDYPNGTLTPDSVYVYFQVNGTSQWYRRKWTDVDSIRIYNLVENTTYRWRMRVFCGGTAMPDVYGQNFTTTFVCKPVKGVQVSNITPTTATISWTNFSAADSAYVRYRKAGGLWLLGRTNSNTLNLTGLKPNSSYEYTIRQFCQNQISLWTQTATFSTSNSKTENTEVAVLAYPNPAHDFLTVQFNSNGVYQIQLLDLIGHEHLSWAGNEIGVQSLGLDISTVPAGVYFLQINNGTEKFTQRIAKY, from the coding sequence ATGAGAAAATTACTTTATGCTACTACGTTAGCCTTGCTGACAAATTTTGCTTTTGCGCAGTCCGTTTTATACCAAGAAAACTTTGAGTCAGGTAACTCTATGGATTTGAATGTTGCCACAGTTGTGGACGGAAATTCAACAGGGACAGACTGCAACTCTTTCTATGTAAACAATGTATTTCAAGGAGGCACGTTTTTGCTATACGGTTTTTTTCCGGTAACGATTTCAGATACTCCTGACCAACCTTCCGGAATAACCAATTTCCCAAATAGTAATTACCTCCACATTACCAGTGATTTAGCGAGTTCTAACGGCATTGAAAATGCGAATTTTCAGGCAGTAGATGGTATGTTTTGTGCAACCGAAGGCTGGCATTTTGCAACGACTCCAGATATTAGCACCACAGGATACAGTAACGTTACGCTGAATTTCTGGTATCTGAATAATGGTTCAGCTAATTCCCGAGCAGCAGTTTACTATAGTTTAGATAACGGAAACTCATGGCTACCTTTTAGTGCTGATTATTATGGCGTAACAGATTGGACATCAGAATCATTAACAGACGCTTCTTTAGACAACCAACCGAATCTTCGTTTTGGGTTTTTGTTCGTTAGTTCTTCTGACGGTGATGATTCTCCTTTTTCTGTTGATGAAATTACCGTAACCGGAACCCCCGCAGCAGTATGCCCAACAGCAATCAATTTATCAACAAGAAATATTGGCACCACTGCGGCTACCTTAGACTGGGACTACCCTAATGGAACACTGACACCGGATAGCGTGTATGTCTATTTTCAAGTAAATGGAACAAGCCAGTGGTATCGTAGAAAATGGACTGATGTAGATTCCATTCGGATTTACAATTTGGTTGAAAACACAACTTACCGTTGGCGTATGCGAGTTTTTTGTGGCGGAACAGCAATGCCCGATGTATATGGCCAGAATTTTACCACTACATTTGTTTGTAAGCCCGTTAAAGGAGTGCAGGTTTCTAACATAACCCCAACCACCGCTACTATCTCTTGGACAAACTTTTCAGCTGCAGATAGTGCTTATGTAAGATACCGTAAAGCAGGCGGTTTATGGCTCCTTGGCAGAACAAACTCCAACACCCTAAACCTAACTGGCTTAAAACCAAATAGTTCTTATGAATACACAATTCGCCAATTCTGCCAAAACCAAATTAGCCTATGGACACAAACAGCAACATTTAGCACCTCAAATTCTAAAACAGAAAATACCGAAGTAGCTGTTCTGGCATATCCCAATCCGGCGCATGACTTCCTAACCGTACAATTTAATTCCAATGGAGTTTACCAAATTCAGCTTTTGGACTTGATTGGCCATGAGCACCTAAGCTGGGCTGGTAATGAAATAGGAGTTCAATCTTTAGGGTTAGATATTTCTACAGTTCCGGCAGGGGTATATTTCCTCCAAATAAATAACGGCACTGAAAAATTCACCCAAAGAATCGCTAAATACTAA
- a CDS encoding metal-sulfur cluster assembly factor, producing MNVVTNDNIQAAIALNNLHEVIDPEIGLNVVDLGLIYQLDFNPEKSEIACIMTLTTQFCPMGEAITTGVKENIEQTFPDYSVDVTLTFDPPWNYGMISEQGRSFLGR from the coding sequence ATGAATGTCGTAACCAATGATAATATTCAGGCTGCCATTGCTTTAAATAACTTACATGAAGTAATAGACCCTGAAATTGGCCTAAATGTAGTTGATTTAGGGCTAATTTACCAATTAGATTTTAACCCAGAAAAATCCGAAATTGCGTGCATTATGACTTTAACAACCCAGTTTTGCCCTATGGGAGAAGCTATTACCACAGGAGTAAAAGAAAATATAGAACAGACGTTCCCAGATTATAGCGTAGATGTAACGCTAACATTTGACCCTCCGTGGAATTATGGAATGATATCGGAACAAGGACGCTCTTTCTTAGGCCGTTAA